One Bosea sp. 124 genomic window, TGGCCTGGCGGCTCGGCCATCGCCCGCCGGCGCCGACCGATCGCTCGCCGCTGGTCGCGCGCGCCTCGGGCCTCGGCCATGCCAGCCTCTACGCGCTGATGCTGGCTGTGCCCGTGATCGGCCTCGTCTATGCCGTCCTGCGCGGTCAGGGACTGGATCTCGGCCTGTTCAGCATTCCGCCGATCACCGCTGCCGCCGCGCGCACGGTGTCACGTCCGGTCAAGGAGATCCACGAATGGGCGGCCTATGCGCTGATCGGCCTCGCCGCACTGCATGCACTGGTGGCGCTCTGGCACCATGTGGTGCTCAAGGATGGCGTCTTGCGCCGGATGCTGCCACGGCCGTGAAAGGCGCGTCCCGGGCCTGCCACCGTCAGGCGGCCCGGGCCGTCTTGAGCACGACCTGACGGAAGGCGCCGACGAGGGCCGCATCGAGCTTGCCGCGCATCAGCAGCAGAAGGTCGAAGGCCTGGTCGGGCAGCATCGGCGGTTTGTAGCTGCGCCGCTCGATCAGGGCTGCATAGATGTCGCAGATCGTGATCATGCGCACGATGTCGGAAATCTCGTCGCCGCCCAGCTTGTCGGGATAGCCAGACCCGTCGAGATATTCGTGATGCGAGCGGACGGCGGCGAGCACCTCGGGCCGGAAGCCGCCCTGGGCCAGCAGCATCGCATGGCCGAGCGCGGGATGGCTGCGCATCACGGCCTGCTCGGCCTCGTCGAGCGCGCCGGGCTTGTGCAGGATGTCGAGCGGAATCCTGGCCTTGCCGATGTCGTGGAGCACGGCCGCCCGGGTCACCAGCCGGCGGTCATCCGCCGAGAAGCGGAGCTGATGCGCGAAGCTCGCCGCAAGGCCAGCGACGAGCATGCAGTGCTGATAGGTCAGATCGTCATAGCTCCACACCACCTGGAGCCAGTCGCCAATGTCGCTGGCGCCGGCCATCTGGTCGATGGCGTCGACGGAAGCATCAACCGCGCCGAGCGGGATCGGCTTCCCGGCGGAGGCGGATTCCAGCATGTCGGCGAGCGACACCGCCGCCGTCGCGAGATGGGCGCGGGTGAAGGCCGCCGTGCCGCGAGCCGGATCACCGCCGTCCTCCTCCCGCAGCAATTGGCTAACCGTCTGCAGAAGCAGGGAACAGGCCGCGTCAGCGGGCAGGACCTCGGTCGCGCCGATGGCTCGGGCCTGGATGGTCGAGCGCGCGGTCATGTCCCGCAGAAGGCAGATATAGGGCGCTCCCCGGCTGCGGTGCCGGGCCAGCGCGACCCGCATCGCCTCGACCGACCGCCTCTGTCCGAGGTCGGCGTCGCTGACGACGATCGTCGGCTGGGTGACGGGACCATCGGTCGCTTGCTCAAGTCCGACGACCGTGCACGGCCCCCAGAGAGCGAGGCGTCGCGCCAGGTCCCGGCTTTCGTCCGGGCGGTCGGTGATCAGAAGCATTCCCGCAGGTTTCCCCGGCCCGGCGTCATCGTATCGCAGGACATGGGACATGGAATTTATGAATTTACTGCTTATTCGGATGCGGCTTCCGGTCGATGCGCTAAGGCGCGATCTCGAAGACCACATTCACGGTGGTGCTGTAGCTGTTCTCGCCGCGCTCGACGGGAACAAAGCTGTCCGCGGCCGCCGCCCGCATCATCTTCGGCATCGGACCCGGCCGGGCCGCCTGTTCCTCGATCGAGAGAATGCGGCCCAGCTTGACGCCCGCAGCATCAGCCAGCGTCCGCGCCCGTCCAACGGCGTCGTCGACGGCGCGCTTGCGCGCCTCCGTCAGGCTCGGCCGTGGATCGTCGTTGACGAAGCTGATGTCACCGCCCTGGTTGACGCCGAGGCCGACGACCTTGTCGAGGATGGCGCCGACCACCGAAAGATCGCGGATACGGACCGTCAAGGCATTGCTCGCCGCATAGCCGCTGATCTTCGGCGTCTGAGGCCTGGCCTGCGGGCCGGGCTGGGTATAGCGCGGCTGGATGTTCAGGCCAGCGGTCTGCAGGTCGCGCTCGGCGATGCCGGCCACCTTCAAGGCGCTGAGCACCTGCTTCATCGCCTCGCTGCTGGCGCCGAGCGCGTCGCGCGCGGTGTCTGCCTCGCGCAGCACCGACAGCGTGAGGATCGCCATATCGGGGGCGATACTGACTTCACCCTCCCCGCTGACGCTGATCCGGGGCGAAGGCTGCGTCGGGCCCTGCTGCGCCATGGCGGGGGCCGACAGCGCCGCAACGGCGCCAAGAAGCGCCGATCCAAGAAACACGGTGGCTACGCGGTTCGACATCGAATGATCCTGCTGCTCTCGTCCCGTTCCGGGCACGCCGAGAGAAGCAGGGCCATCATGTCGAAATTATTGCCGGAGAGTGGCCCTCACCCCTCGACGAGCCGCCTTGCGATGACCTGGGCCTGGATTTCGGCAGCGCCCTCGAAGATGTTGAGGATGCGGGCGTCGCAGAGCACGCGGCTGACCGGATATTCCAGCGCGAAGCCGTTGCCGCCGTGGATCTGGAGGGCGTTGTCGGCCGCCGCCCAGGCGACGCGGGCGCCGAGCAGCTTGGCCATGCCGGCCTCGAGGTCGCAGCGGCGCTCGGCATCCTTCTCGCGGGCGGCGAAATAGGTGAGCTGGCGGGCGATCAGGATTTCCACCGCCATCATCGCGAGCTTGTCGGCGACGCGCGGGAAGGCGATCAGCTTCTTGCCGAACTGGACCCGTTCGCGGGCGTAGCGCAGGCCGAGATCGAAGGCCGACTGGGCAACGCCGACAGCGCGGGCCGCCGTCTGGATGCGCGCGGCCTCGAAGGTCTGCATGAGCTGCTTGAAGCCCTGCCCCTCGACGCCGCCGAGCAGGTTTTCCGCCTTGACCTCGAAGCCGTCGAAGGCGAGTTCGTATTCCTTCATGCCGCGATAGCCGAGCACCTCGATCTCGCCGCCGGTGAGGCCTGCGACCGGGAAGGGATCGGCATCGGTTCCGCGCGGCTTCTCGGCGATCAGCATCGAGAGGCCGCGATAGCCGGCGGCGGTGGGGTCGGTGCGGACCAGCAGCGTCATGATGTCGGCGCGGACGGGATGGGTGATCCAGGTCTTGTTGCCGGAGACCCTCCAGACAGCGGCATCCCCTTCGCCGTCTAGGACCGCGCGCGTGCGCAGGCTGGCGAGGTCGGAGCCGGTGTTGGGCTCGGTGAAGACGGCCGTCGGCAGGACCTCGCCCGAAGCGAGCTTCGGCAGCCATGCCTGCTTCTGCTCCGGCGTGCCGCCGCAGAGGATCAGTTCGGCCGCGATCTCGGAGCGGGTGCCGAGCGAGCCGACGCCGATATAGCCGCGCGAGAGTTCTTCCGAGACGACGCACATCGAGACCTTGGAGAGGCCCATGCCGCCGAATTCCTCGGGAATGGTCAGCCCGAAAACGCCGAGCTCGGCCATCTTCTCGACCACCTCGATCGGGATGTAGTCGTTCTTCAGATGCCACTCATGGGCATGGGGGGTGACCTCGGCGGCGCAGAAGCGGCGCATCTCCGAGCGGATCGCCTCAAGCGTCTCGTCGAGGCCCGGATCGCCGACAGCTGCGGCGCCGTCATCCTGGCTAAACAGGGCGACGAGGCGGGCGCGGTTCTCCGGCGTGTTGCCCTCGGCGATCAACGCCTCGGCCGCGGCCGAACGTGCGGCTGCGATGGCCCTCGCCGGGAGGCCGAGCGCTGCCAGCCGGACGATCTCGCCCTGGCTCATCGGGATGCCGCCGAAGATCTGGGCGGCATATTCGCCAGCGCCGATCCGGATGGCGTAATCCTCAACCGCGCCGTAGCGGTCCTCCGCCCCGAGGCGCTCGCCATAGGCCTTGAGCTCGCGCAGCGCCATGACATAGGTCGCGAGCCAGGACAGGCCATGGGCAGCGTGCTGCTCGGCCTCCAGCAGTGCCGAGGAGATCTTGCCGTCGGCCGTAACCTTGCCGCGCACGGCGGCAATCGCCTCCTGCAGCAGGGCCTCGAAACCCGGCAGCGCCGCCCCGATCAAGGCGACGGCCCCGGCGGGCATCTGCGACGGGGCGGCTGCGGCGTTCGCGCTCATGGTTTTCTCTCCCTTGTTGCGACGCAGCATATGCTGAACGGCGAAGGGACGAAAAGCCGTCTTTCGGGTGAAGCCGGGGTCGCGGCGCTATTTCCGGCTCGCCAGCACGACACCGATGATCGTCAGCGCCATGCCGGCAATCTGGATCGGCAACATCGTCTCGCCGAACAGGAACCAGGCTTCGAGCGCGACCAGCGCAGGGACGAGATAGAGGAAGGTCGCGATGCGCGAGACCTCGCCGCGCCGCAGGATGATGAGGTAAAGCCCGATCCCGCCGAGCGAGAGCGCCAGAACCGACCAGGCCAGGACGAGCGCCATGGTCAGGTTCCACTCGATCCGCATCGGCTCGAGCATGAACGCGAGCGGGAGCGTGAACAGGAAAGCGGCGGCATACTGGATCGTCGTGACGGTGCGCAGGTCGCCCGAGACGATGCGGGCCTTCTGGAAAAAGGAGCCGAAGGTCACCGCGACCATGCCAACGACATTCACCGCCACCGGCAGCAGGATGCCCCACAGCGCCACCGGATCGACGCCGACGAGCTTCGGTTCGAGCACCAGCGCGATGCCGAGGAAGCCGCACAGAATGCCGGCCCAGCGGATCGGCGAAATGCGCTCGCCGACGAGGGCGGGGGCGAGTATGGCGGTCAGGATCGGCTGCAGGCCCGCGATCAGGCCGGAGATGCCGGCCGGCAGGCCATGGCGCACCGCCCACCAGACGCCGCAGAGATAGAGCGCATGGAGCAGGACACCGGCAATGATGCAGTCGAGCCAGGCGCGCGGCGTCGCAGGCCAGCGTGCTCCGACAGCCAGCGAAAGCGCGGCGAGCAAGATCCCGGCGCTGGCGAAGCGGACGGACAGGAAGGTCAGCGGATCGGCGTATTGCGCCGAATAGCCCGCGACGATCCAGCCCGACGACCACAGGAAGGTGAAGATCAGCGGGATGGCGCGCAGGAACAGGGGTGATGACAGCATGGGACCGGCTTCGCGAGCGCGATGCTCTACATGGCTTCCAAGGTCCGTGACAGCGCGTCGACGCCCTCCCGCCATGTGCGGGGTGGCGGGTGAAAGCCCGGGCCGCCTCAGTCGCGGTCGGGCGCTCCCGGCGGGAAGAAGTGGCGATAGGGCCGCCCCTCATCGACGGCGCGCGCGAAGGACGGGCGCGTCAGCAGTCGCGCGCGGTAGGCGCGGGTGTTGGGAAAGGCGACATCGATCTCATGGACCCAGTCGGCATAGAACAGCGACGGCGCGGCAGCGCAGTCAGCCATACCGAAATCGTCTCCGCACGCCCATTCGCGCCCGGCCAGCCTTGCGTCGAGCCATTGATAGGCAGCGTCCAGCATGGCGCGCGCGTCGGCGACGCCATGCGGGTCGCGGTCCTGCGGCTCGCGGATGTGGTCGAAGACGATCTTCTGCATCGGCGTCATGACGTAGTTGTCGAAGAAGCGGTCCATCATCCGCACGGCCAGCGCCGCCTTCGCGCCGGCCGGGAGCAACGGGCTTGGACCGGGATGCGAGAGGGCGAGATGCTCGATGATGATGCTCGACTCGATGACGGTCTCAGGCCCGTCGACCAGCACCGGAAAGCGCTTCAGCGGCCAGAGCGCGGCGAGTTCCTCGCCGGCTTGCGGGTCATCGAGGCCGAGCAGCCGATAGGTGAAGGGCGTGTCGTTCTCGTAGAGAGCGACCAGCACCTTCTGGCAATAGGACGAGAAAGGGTGCGCATAGAGCTGAAGGGACATCGACACCTCGATCGATCGTTACTTTACCGAACGATTAAGTGTTATCGTGCTCCGGCGCAAGCCTGCGGGCCGGCGCCCTATCCCGCCAGGGCCTCCGCGACGTCCTCATAGGTCCGCAGGCCCGTCCGGGGCGAATAGACCAGCACGGCCATGTTGCCGGGCGCATGCTCGTTCTTCCACATCTTGTGATGCGCGAGCGGTATCTTCTCCCATGGGAAGACCTCGGACATGCAAGGGTCGACGCGGCGGTCGATGACGAACTGGTTGGCGGCGCTGGCCTGCTTGAGATGGGCGAAATGCGAGCCCTGGACGCGCTTCTGGCGCATCCAGACATAACGGGCGTCGAAGGTGATGTTAAAGCCCGAGGTGCCGGCGCAGAACACGATCATGCCGCCGCGCTTGGCGACGAGGCAGGAGACCGGAAACGTCGCCTCGCCGGGATGCTCGAAGACGATGTCGACATCTTTCTTGCCGGTGATGTCCCAGATCGCCTTGCCGAACTTGCGGGCCTCCTTGGTCCAGTCGTTGTATTCCGGGCTGTTGACCTTGGGCATCTGGCCCCAGCAATTGAAATCCTTGCGGTTGATCACGCCCTTGGCGCCGAGCCCCAGCACATAATCGCGCTTGGTCTCGTCGGAGATCACGCCGATGGCGTTGGCGCCCGATGCGGCGCAAAGCTGCACACCGAAGACGCCGAGGCCGCCCGAGGCGCCCCAGACCAGCACATTGTCGCCGGGCTTGATGGTGTGCGGGGCGTGGCCGAAGAGCATGCGATAGGCCGTCGCCAGGGTCAGCGTGTAGCAGGCGGCCTCCTCCCAGGCGAGGTGCTTGGGCTTGAGCATGAGCTGGCGCGACTGGACGCGGCAGAACTGCGCAAAGGAGCCGTCCGGCGTCTCGTAGCCCCAGATGCGCTGGGAGGACGAGAACATCGGGTCGCCGCCATTGCACTCCTCGTCGTCGCCGTCGTCCTGGTTGCAGTGGACGATGACCTCGTCGCCAACCTTCCAGCGCTTCACTTTCGAGCCGACCGCCCAGACGATGCCGGAGCAGTCCGAGCCCGCGATGTGGAGCGAGCCCTTGTGGACATCGAAGGGGGAGATCGGCTGGCCCAGGCCCGCCCAGATGCCGTTGTAGTTGACGCCGCCGGCCATCACGAGGAGCAGCACCTCCTCCTCGCCGATCGTCCAGGTCGGGACCACCTCGATCTGGAAGCTGTCCTGCGGCGGCCCGTGACGCTCGCGGCGGATCGTCCAGGCATACATATTCGCCGGCACATGGCCGAGCGGCGGCAACTCGCCGAATTCGTAGAGATTCTTATGCGATGTCGCGGTGGGCTGCGGCTTGGACATGGTCGTCTCTCCCCTGCTTTTGTCCGGCGGCTTGCGAGCCGCCGGAGCGGCCCCAGCGGACTTGGCCACGATCATGCACCTTATGCTGCGGCGCGCCATCCACCCATCGGACTATGATGCAGCGCAAAATGACCGATGGCGAGAGGCGCCGGCCATGCCTCGCGTGCGATCCTGCGGAGTCCTGCGCGATCCTTGCCGAGGCCTGTCCGATGCTGCAGCATCCCCTTAACGGCCGGATGCTATATCATCCGGGCGTTTTTCCGAGGATGTTCCATGCGCGCCCTGATCCTGATGCTCGGCCTGCCGGACATGTCGACACCGCAGCTCGTGATTTTCCTGGCCATCGTCGCGGTCGGCGTGCTGCTGTTCGGCTGGATCTCCGACGTGCTGCTGCGCGACGGCGCCTTCGGCATCATCATCAACGGCCTGCTGGTGCTCACCGGCGCGATCCTCGGGACGCTGCTCTGGCGCAAGCTCGGCTACACGATCGGACATAATTCGGCGCTGACCGTCTCCTTCGTCGCCCTGGCTTCGGGGCTGGTGACGCTGATCGTGCTGAGCACGATCCGCCGCTGGCTTTGAACGGGCCGCCGCGCTCCCAAGCGCCACTCAGGCCGGGCGCTGCGCCGCCAGCATGTAGTTGACGTCCGTGTCGCGTGCGGCCGACCAGCGATCCGTGAAGGGGTTGTAGACAACGCCGGTGCTGTCGCCGAGCTCGAGGCCGCCGCGCTCGATCGCGTCGCCGAGTTCGTCGGGTGTCACGAATTTCTGCCAGTCATGGGTACCGCGCGGCAGCCAGCGCAGCACATATTCGGCGCCGACGATGGCGAGCGCATAGGATTTCAGCGTGCGGTTGAGCGTCGCCATGACGAGGAGCCCGCCGGGCTTCACGGCCGCGCAGCAGGCTGCGACAAAGGCCTCGACATCGGCGACGTGCTCGACCACCTCCATCGCGAGCACGATGTCGTAGCGGGCGCCACCAGCCACCAGCGCCTCGATGGTCTGCTCGCGGTAATCGATGGAGAGCCCGCCAGCCTCGGCATGGGCGCTCGCGACCGCGATGTTGGTCGGCGCCGGGTCGAGCCCCGTGACCTGCGCGCCCAGCCGCGCCAGCGGTTCGCAGAGCACGCCGCCCCCGCAGCCGATATCGACCAGGGTCAGCCCCTCCAGCGCCTTCAGCGTCTTCGGGTCGCGCCCGAAGCGCTCGCAGGCGAGGTCACGGATGAAAGTCAGCCGGACCGGATTGAATTTGTGCAGCACGGCCATCGGCCCCCTGGGGTCCCACCAGGTCTTCGCGATCGCTTCGAAGCGCGCGACCTCCGCGGAATCGATGGTCGAACCGTTCCGGATCGAGTCTTCGCGCTGGGCCGTCGCAGCCATGGTCTTGCCTCCGTTTGCCTGCCTCCGCCCCTCGTCGCATTGACAGGCCGGCCGCTGCCCGTCATCTACACCCGCCCCGCGCCAGGCGCGAGGGTGACCTTTCGTCCCGTTTCGAAGCGGGACCCGCGATAGTCGAGAGCCTCTGGACCGCCATGGCCCGTCTGGTGATGAAATTCGGCGGCACGTCCGTCGCCACTGTCGAGCGCATCAAGAACGCGGCCCGGCATGTCAAACGCGAATTCGACGCCGGCCATGAGGTCGCGGTCGTGGTCTCGGCGATGTCGGGCAAGACCAACGAGCTGGTTTCCTGGTGCAAGGAAGCCGCCCCGCTCTACGACCGCGCCGAATACGACGTCGTCGTCGCCTCGGGCGAGCAGGTGACCTCCGGCCTGATGGCGCTGGTGCTGCACGAACTGGGCCTGCCGGCGCGCTCCTGGCAGGGCTGGCAGATTCCGATCTACGGCTCCGACGCGCATGGCTCGTCGCGCATCGAGAGCGTCGACGGCGCCGGCATCCTGGCCGGCTTCGACCGCAACCGCGAGATCGCCGTGTGCTCGGGCTTCCAGGGCGTGCATGCGCAGTCGGGCAGGATCGTCACGCTCGGGCGCGGCGGCTCCGACACCTCGGCAGTCGCCATCGCCGCCGGCCTCAAGGCCGATCGCTGCGACATCTATACCGATGTCGACGGCGTCTATACGACCGACCCGCGCGTGGTGCCGAAGGCGAAGCGGATGGACAGGGTCTCCTTCGAGGAGATGCTGGAGATGGCCTCGCTCGGCTCGAAAGTGCTCCAGGTTCGCTCGGTCGAGATCGCCATGGTCCACCGCGTGCCGACCTATGTGCGCTCCTCCTTCGATGATCCCAACAATCCCAATCCAGGCACCCTCATCTGCGACGAGGACGACATCGTGGAACAGCAGATCGTCACCGGCATCGCGTTCTCGCGCGACGAAGCCCAGATCACCCTCCGGCGCGTGGCCGACAAGCCGGGCGTGGCAGCCGCGATCTTCGGCCCGCTCGCCGATGCCAACATCAATGTCGACATGATCATCCAGGTCGTGTCCGACGACCAGGCGACGACCGACATCACCTTCACCGTGCCGACCGCCGATTACGAGCGCGCCCGGACGTTGCTGGAGAGCCTGCACGACGCGATCCACTATCAGGCGCTGCAGGGCGCGACCGATGTGGTCAAGATCTCGGCGATCGGCGTCGGGATGCGCAGCCATGCCGGCGTCGCCGCGCGCGCCTTCCGGGCGCTGTCGGAGAAGGGCATCAACATCCGCGCGATCACGACCTCCGAGATCAAGTTCTCGGTGCTGATCGACGCCGCCTATACCGAACTGGCGGTCAGGACGCTGCATTCGCTCTATGGGCTCGATGCGGCGTAAAAGCCGCTCGATTTCGCCTCAAATTCATTAAGGGATTCATGAGACCGTCTTAGCCGACGAATTCCCCGGCTTTGGCGTACATTGTCCCACGATCCCAACCACGTCCCATCCGGTGCCAGACCCGTCGCGATCACGGGCGCGGCCATCGAGAAGCTGCTGCTCGCCTCGGGCGTCGATGCGCTGGCGCGGGATGTGGCACGCTCGCTCCTGCCTGTCGTCATCGCGCAGACGGGCAGCGCCTGTTCCGCCTATTGCGACCATATCGAGCGCTCCGTCGCCGACATGAAGGCGCATGTCGTCAAGCACCGCCAGCCGATCGTGGAGGCCGAACGGCGGCATTTCGAATTGCTGTTCAAGGGCGAATTCGGCGACGACTATGCCGAGGGGCTGAACCGGGCGACGATGACCGAGTTCGGCGACGCCATGGGCATCCGCACGAGGCTGGGCACGGCCTTGCGGCTGATCGAGCCGCTGTTCCAGGAGATCGGCCGCAGGCGACGCCTGAGCAGCCGCAAGGCGATCGCCGAAGCCGCAGCCCTGACCCGCCTGATCCTGTGCGACGCTCTCGCCGCGACCTCCTGCCACCAGCGGGCGAGCCGCATCGGCCTGACCCAGCGCGAAAACGCGCTGCATCTCGCCGCCTCGTCCTTCCAGGGCAATATCGGACAGCTGTCGGAGAGCCTGCGGATCGCGGCCACGACACTGCGGAACTACGCCGCGACCAGCCTCTACCGCAGCGGCCAGGCCGACCGGGAGGCGACGCTGGCTGAGGACGCCGCACGGGCCTGCACCGACCGGATCGATCGCGCGGTGGCGGCGACCAACGATCTGGTCAGCGCGCTCGACCATGTCAGCAGCGAAACGCAGCAGAGCTTCTCGATCACCGGAGAGGCCGTCGCCGACACGCGCGAGGTCACCGAATCGATGGCAGTGCTGGCCGAAGCCGCCGGCCGCATCGGCTCGATCGTGACGCTGATCCAGCAGATCGCGACCAAGACCAATCTCCTCGCCCTCAACGCGACCATCGAAGCCGCGCGCGCCGGACCGGCCGGCAAGGGCTTCGCGGTCGTCGCCAGCGAGGTCAAGTCGCTGGCGCACCAGACGGCCAGCGCGACCGGCGAGATCGCCACGCAGATCGCCCAGGTTCAGTCGGCGACCGAATCCTGCGTCGCGCATGTGAACTCGATCAGCCTGACCATCGCGCGTCTCGAGCAATCCGCGGCCTCGATCGCTAACACCGTGCAGCAGCAGACATCGGCCACCAACGAGATGGCGGCCGACACGACCCAGGCGGCGACGCGGACGCGCGAAGGACTCGCCTCGGCGCAGGCTGCCCGGCACTCGATCGGCGACGTCGCGAAGATGTCGATCGAGCTCGACTCGGCGGCCGTGCAGGTCGAGGCCTCCGCAGGCATGATCAGCGACCTGGTCACGCATTTCCTGGCCAATCTGCGCGCGGCGTGAAGCCGCCTGGCGCCTCATCTCTTCGTCGCTCTGGGAGCCGGCCGCCAGCCATGTTAGCCGTGGACCGGCGCTGCCGAAGCCAGTCTTGTGCCAGCGCCACGGGCCGTTTCCAATGCGTATCGCCGTCCTCGCGGACATCCACGCCAATCGCGAAGCCAACGAGGCGGTGCTGGAGGCCGTGCGCGAACTGGCTCCGGACCGGATCATCCTGCTCGGGGACCTCGTCGGCTATGGGCCGGACCCGGTCTACGCCGTCGAGACCGCGGCGCGGCTCGTCGAGGACGGGGCGCTCTGCATCCAGGGAAATCATGACGAAGCCGCCGCGAGCGACGGCCCAGTCAGGATGACGCCGAATGCGCGCGCCGCCATGATCTGGACAAGGGCCCAGCTCACGCCGGCGCATCGCGGCTTTCTCGCCGGGCTGCCACTGACCGCGGATCTCGGGGATACGAGCTTCGTCCATGCCAGCGCCTTCGACCCGCCGGGCTGGAACTATGTCAGCGATGCCGGCGCCGCCCGGCGCTGCCTCGACGCCAGCAGCGCCGCGCTGATCCTGTGCGGCCACACCCACCGCCCGGCCATCCACTATGCATTGCCCGGCCGGATGCCTGTCCCGTTCACGCCTCTCGACGACGTGCCCGCCCCGCTCTCGGCGATGCGGCGGCATGTGGTCGTGGCCGGCTCCGTCGGCCAGCCCCGCGACGGCAACCCTGCCGCCTGCCTCGCCCTGCTCGACACCGCGGCCCGGACGGTGACGATGGTGCGCGTCGCCTATGATGCACGCGAGACCGCACGCAAGATCGCCACCGCCGACCTGCCGCCCTGGCTCGGCATGCGGCTGCTGGTCGGGCGCTAGAGCATTTTCGAGCGAAGTGGATACCGGTTCGCGTGAAGAAAATGCGCCAAAATAATGAGCTGGGGTATGGGGGAATGATGCAGCGGTTTGAACCGGGCTCCATCATCGACGGCTTCGTGCTGGAACAGCGCCTGCCGTCAGGCGGCATGGCCGAGATCTGGCGCGCCAGCCACCCCTCCGTCGCCGGGCCGCTGGTGCTCAAGATCCCCTTTCTCGATCCCGGCCAGGACGTCTCCGTCATCGTCGGCTACGAGGTCGAGGAGCTGATCCTGAAGCGGCTGAGCGGGCCGCATGTGCCGCGCTTCGTCAACGCCGGGCCGCTCGACCAAATTCCCTATCTCGCGATGGAATGGGTCGCGGGCACGAGCCTCGCCGACACGGTCGCGACCGCGCCGCTG contains:
- a CDS encoding aspartate kinase codes for the protein MARLVMKFGGTSVATVERIKNAARHVKREFDAGHEVAVVVSAMSGKTNELVSWCKEAAPLYDRAEYDVVVASGEQVTSGLMALVLHELGLPARSWQGWQIPIYGSDAHGSSRIESVDGAGILAGFDRNREIAVCSGFQGVHAQSGRIVTLGRGGSDTSAVAIAAGLKADRCDIYTDVDGVYTTDPRVVPKAKRMDRVSFEEMLEMASLGSKVLQVRSVEIAMVHRVPTYVRSSFDDPNNPNPGTLICDEDDIVEQQIVTGIAFSRDEAQITLRRVADKPGVAAAIFGPLADANINVDMIIQVVSDDQATTDITFTVPTADYERARTLLESLHDAIHYQALQGATDVVKISAIGVGMRSHAGVAARAFRALSEKGINIRAITTSEIKFSVLIDAAYTELAVRTLHSLYGLDAA
- a CDS encoding methyl-accepting chemotaxis protein gives rise to the protein MSHDPNHVPSGARPVAITGAAIEKLLLASGVDALARDVARSLLPVVIAQTGSACSAYCDHIERSVADMKAHVVKHRQPIVEAERRHFELLFKGEFGDDYAEGLNRATMTEFGDAMGIRTRLGTALRLIEPLFQEIGRRRRLSSRKAIAEAAALTRLILCDALAATSCHQRASRIGLTQRENALHLAASSFQGNIGQLSESLRIAATTLRNYAATSLYRSGQADREATLAEDAARACTDRIDRAVAATNDLVSALDHVSSETQQSFSITGEAVADTREVTESMAVLAEAAGRIGSIVTLIQQIATKTNLLALNATIEAARAGPAGKGFAVVASEVKSLAHQTASATGEIATQIAQVQSATESCVAHVNSISLTIARLEQSAASIANTVQQQTSATNEMAADTTQAATRTREGLASAQAARHSIGDVAKMSIELDSAAVQVEASAGMISDLVTHFLANLRAA
- a CDS encoding metallophosphoesterase family protein; translated protein: MRIAVLADIHANREANEAVLEAVRELAPDRIILLGDLVGYGPDPVYAVETAARLVEDGALCIQGNHDEAAASDGPVRMTPNARAAMIWTRAQLTPAHRGFLAGLPLTADLGDTSFVHASAFDPPGWNYVSDAGAARRCLDASSAALILCGHTHRPAIHYALPGRMPVPFTPLDDVPAPLSAMRRHVVVAGSVGQPRDGNPAACLALLDTAARTVTMVRVAYDARETARKIATADLPPWLGMRLLVGR